TAGCCACTGGCCAGCAATTCCTTCCCCATTGCCTGCTTTCCACCTGATCCAAGCCTCCCTCCATCAAGTCCCAAACTGTCCCCCACTGAGTTCCAGCCTGAAATGGTGCTTAGCTCTGTTGTCATGGTGATAAGGCTTAAGTGCTAGGCTGGAATCCCCCCTCCTGTCCTGCCCCTTCTGTGTCCCTCCTACCCCCCCAGAGCCATCTCCACCCAAAATTGGCTGCCTGGGCCCTGACAGTTCTCCGAgccacccctccctctccccagggctCTGTACACTTATGAGGATGGCTCAGATGACCTCAAGCTTGCAGCATCAGGAGGTAAGAATTCCAGCCATTCCTTTGTCTTCCTCCCGCCCCCTCCTCCGGTTGGGTTGTTTTCTTCCCCATCCGTCTGGCTCCAGGCCACTTCGATGCTTGCTTGCCTGCGTCCAGCAGACCATTATTTGTCTGGCAAGTGTCCTTCCTCCGATCATCCCTAAGATCcctagggtggggagggagggagactggTTTCCTGTTTGATTATGAAAAGACAAAGCCTCAGAGAAGGAGTGTGActtccccaaagtcacacagctaggtgGGAAGGGGCCTGACAGGGATGGCCTGGATCACCCCACTTTATTCAGAGCCTAAAAAGGTTTTAATTTACCTCAGTGGGTGCTAGCACCGCGTGAGACTTGATGTGTGAAGAACACATCCTAAGCTCTCCAAGGTCCTGGGGAATTAAAAGGCAAAACTCGCACCTGCCTGCTGCCTCTTTCACACCAGCACAGAACTCTGGGGCTTGTAGATCTCTCGAGGTGTCTGCAGAGCCCACGAGAGGAGTGCTTGCTTTGGATTCCAGGCCCTTTGTGGGGGAGGGGTTCAGGAGACTGGGCCTGACAACCCTCCTGATTCCCCCAGATGGCGGCTTGCAGGAGCTCTCCGGCCACTTTGAGAACCAGAGGGTGATGTATGGCTTCTGCAGTGTCAAGGACTCCCAGGCTGCTCTGCCAAAATACGTGCTCATCAACTGGGTATGCactggtgggctggggaggggagctgAGGGCCCCAGAACGGTTCTACTTCATCCCACTCCACTAACTGATGCTGCGGGAAGAGAGCTCCAGGCCTCAGCCTGCCCCTAACTCTTGTCCTTTCCCTGTTCCCCTTTGCTGCGACTTTGCAGGTTGGTGAGGATGTACCTGATGCCCGCAAATGTGCTTGTGCCAGCCACGTGGCTAAGGTGGCCGAGTTCTTCCAGGTGTGTGTGGGGTCAGGGCTTGCGGGGATTGGCGACAGGCGCGGGGACTGGCTGCCTGAACCTGCCTTCTTCCTGCGGCAGGGCGTTGACGTGATCGTGAATGCCAGTAGCGTGGAAGACATCGACGCGGGCGCCATCGGGCAGCGGCTCTCTAATGGGCTGGCGCGGCTCTCCAGCCCTGTGCTGCACCGACTACGGCTCCGTGAGGACGAGAATGCCGAGCCGGTGGTCAGTGTGCGCCCCTGGTGGGCTGGCCCTGCCTGGTGCTCCACTGGCCAGTCCCCTCTCGGTCCTCACTGTTTTGTGGGGGTGCAGAGGGGTGCTCCCGAGCACTTGGCCTGTGGGCTGCACTCACACCGGGCCCCTTGAACTCTGCAGGGCACCACCTATCAGAAGACTGATGCGGCTGTGGAGATGAAGCGGATTAACCGCGAGCAGTTCTGGGAGCAGGCCAAGGTGCAGACCCCGACCCTGGCCTGCTGGCTGGGCGGCTCCTCCCTGTCTTGACCCCACGGGGCTGCTCTGGCTCCTCTCCTAAAGTCCCTCCCTTCAACAGCAGGGCCCGTCCCATGTGCTTCCCACACTGAAAGCCCCTGAATTCACAGAAGCCTGGGTCAGGGAtgagggtggagtggggtggggtgggccacAAGCTCAGGGCCTGCACTGCCTTGGCACGAGGGGCTGTAGAAGGAGGAAGAACTGAGGAAAGAGGAGGAGCGGAAGAAGGCCCTGGATGAGAGACTCAGATTTGAGCAAGAGCGGATGGAGCAGGAGCGGCAGGAGCAGGAGGAGCGGGAGCGCCGATATCGGGAGCGCGAGCAGCAGATTGAGGAACACAGGTGTGCCCCCTGCTCCACCCCCACCTTGGGCCGCGGCCCTACGGCGGCCAGTCCTAAGGGTTCGCCTGCACCTTTCATTCCAGGAGGAAACAACAGACTTTAGAGGCTGAGGAGGCCAAGAGGCGGTTGAAGGAGCAATCTATCTTTGTAAGTTCTTAGCCCACGGTTTCTctttcctggtctgggaagtggGGATGGTCCCTGAATTACTGGGCCCCTTGGGGGATAGTCAGAGTCTTGGGGACAGTGCTGGGCATTCAGGGTACCCCTGCATCAGCATGGGATGTCCTGCCATGTCGGGCCTGACCCCTGATCATGTGGGGTTCTGTCCCCTGGCTGTGGGAAGAGACCTCTTTGGAGAAGTTTAGACTGAAAGAGAAAATCTACGTTGACCCAAACCCTCACTGACCAGGCTTCTCTTGCCCACTTCCAGCAGGACTTGAGGGGCTCAAGGTAGATTAGCCATGCTTCCTGTATTTAATGGGACTTGAGGCCTGGTCCCCATTGTAGTAATGCTGTAGAGCCACTGAAAGAATCTGGGCTGATGCTCTGAACATCTGTATACACGTATGTGTAGTGTCTCCTTTAGGGCAGGCACTTATTCCAGGGGTACTTGGCTGAACTTCCAAACATTGGGATGGCCCTAGGATCATCGTGGATTGACCCTTTCACAACCACAGTGGAGACAGATCTTCACGCTTTGAATTGAATTTTAACATTTGAGAAATAGCGAAGATCATTCAGTGCTGAGCGTGGTACAGTTTGGGACAGGAAGTAGGCAGTAGTTGTCTGGACTGAGACTGTGGTGGGTAGCTGTTGGGCCGTGGGGACTCAAGCAGACTCCAAGGTCACACCCACAGGaggctggagggaggtgggaggacagTCCTGCAGCACTGGCATTAATGGCTGTCATAGATCATTCCACTCACATAGCCCCTAGAGGGTGGAAAGAATGTGTGGGTAGTAAGCTCcaaagtcattcattcaacaaacccTTGCCACCTGCCACGTGCTGGTGTTGGAAATATGGTGGAGAGCAAGATGAGCAAGGCCCTTTTACAATTAACTGATGAATTAACTGCAGCAAAAGGTACATAACATAAAAGGTACcatctttaccatttttaaatgtatcgtTCCAGGGCGttaagtgtatttattttgtacagCTGTCACCACTGTTTATCTGCAGAATTTTCTTCATCTTCCCATACTGAACCTCGtatccattaaacactaactgCCCATTGTCACCTTTCTCAGCCCCTGGCAcctgctttctgtgtctgtgatgTGACTACGTACCTCGTATGAGGGGACCAtttatgactggcttatttcacttagcatagcatCTTCAGGCTTCATCTCTGTGTCAGAATGTCTTTCCTTTTGAAAACTATTAGTATTCCGTAGTGTATGTATACcagattttgtttatccattcagagCAAggtcttttggaaaaaaaaacttcCGGAAAATTTCACATACACGTGCACACAAAAGTAGAAACAATAGTTTAGTGAGCCTTTGACTTGATCACTTATCTTCACCAATTACCAATGTTTCAGGCAAAGATTTACAGTGTTACACCATTATTTTATAGTCTCATCTGGCCCTTCAAGTATGGCTCATGTGACAATGACAGTTGGTATTTTAACAGGTCACTGTGGTGACCCTGCAGCTTCAGGTCCCCTGAGGAAGGTCTCACACAAGAAACTTTGGAATTTACAACCgtaaaatgctttcttttgaCTTGAGGTACTCCGCTTTCTCCCTTCTGATAAGAATTGCCTTCCTTATGTGAGTTCCCTTTTTGCCTGGGATACTAGGAGTTCATTTATCTGAAGATGCTGAAGCACAGCAGCCCCGTTGACCTTTCCGGTTACTGTGTTGGTGTCTCTCTGACCCCCAGCTCTGCTTTGTTTCCGTGCTTCTCACATTGTTGGTAGTTAAGGTTTTTGTGGTAAGCTGCCTCTGGTCCTTTTTTTGAATGAGGCAGAGGAACCTCATCCTGTGGCACTAGGCAGGGGTGGCATAGCAGCAGAGGCTGGTGGGATGTATGTTTTGAGGGAAGGCAAAGAGCTTGACTGGAGTCCCTTGGAAATttgggaggagagagtgaggtCAGAGGAGGAGTTTAGACTTCATTCTGGGAGACAAGAAGTGGTGGTTAGGGTGACAACCCTCTTGAGGCTTTTGGTGTGGTTAGGTCAACTGAGGAAACAAATACCACTGAACGTCAGGCTGACCACTCACACACATAAGTTCTCAGAGGGTGGGGAGATGATCCAGAAACAGGAAATTATGACACAGTGTAATCAGTATATGGCTGGAACACCTCATGGGGGCCCAGGGAAGGAAATGACCTGAATGGGCCAAGGGCCCCTTCCCCAGGAGGCTGTGCCAAAGCTGAGGCCGGAAGCAGGAAGAGCTGGACCCAGGGTGGGGGTCAGGCACGTGGGGAGAGAGATTCATTTCCTCTGCCAAGGCACAGAGTTGGGAAGTTGTACGCCTGTTACAGGACCTACAGCTCCATTGTGCTGAGGACTTGATGTCTGCATTTCACAGGGTGTGCGCGAGTCAGGGCAGGAGGGGAGTGTTGGGAGAGATGATGGGCTGGATCAGGCAGGGAGAAGGGAGGCCCAACCAAGGACCCCCACACCTATCTTTACTCCTGGGGCTGTAGCCCCAAAACAGCAAGTGAAGGGTAGcagggagtggtggggactgtggcaaACTGAGGCTGCTGCACTGCAATTCTAGTTGAAAGCTGCTTTGGGGCACACAGGCCTGTGTTGCCAGGGCTGCTGGCATTTTCAAAAGAAGCTGAACACCCTGATTTCAGTAAGAAACTTGgtttttgagtgagtgagtgagtaacagttactcagtcgtgtccgactgttggcTTCCCCGCGGACTGAagccggccaggctcctttgttcgtgaaattctccaggccagactcctggagggggttgccatttccttctccaggggatcttcccgacctagggattgaacagaggtctcctgcattgcaggcagattcatgaTTTTTAAGTGATGGCAATTAATTAATGTTTTGGAAAGATCCTTTCAGAGTctatagagaaagaaatagagggaaagagCAAGGAGGCAGGGGACTAGTGAAGCCTCAGTCATGATACCAAGATTCAGGCTGCATGGATGGGGCTGTGGTTGGCCAGACACTGGGTTAAGAGGTTCGAGAAAAGTTAGCTACAAAGCTGGGAGTGTTCCTGGATGGCCCTGGGTGCCCAGGGGCCTGACTAGACTGGAGATGAGGCAGCTGAGGACCTTGCAGATAGAAGGTGCTGTGGGACTGGGTCATGAAAGTGGTTTCTGGTAGTGAAAGAAGTGGGCTGTAAGAAAGCCCAGAGctcctgtgggggtggggtgctcaGAACACCATCCCTTTGGTTTCCAGGGTGACCAGCGGGATGAGGAGGAAGAGACCCAGATGAAGAAGTCAGAATCAGAGGTAGAGGTGAGCACTGTGGGGGCACCAGGCATCTGAGTTTGGCCCGGCTGCCTCAATCAGGTCCCGCCTGGCCTGACTATCCGTGTGCCCCCAGGAGGCAGCAGCCATTATTGCCCAGCGACCTGATAATCCACGGGAGTTCTTTAAGCAGCAGGAAAGAGTCGCATCGGCCTCTGCAGGCAGCTGCGATGTGCCCTCACCCTTCAACCACCGACCAGGTAGTCCCAGCTCCCACACCCTTACCCAACCCCTATTCCTCAGGTTTTGGTCTTGAGCCTCTTTGGGACCTTCCTTGCCCAAGGACCCCCTGGAGAAGCCAAGGCCGAGCATCACATGTGCTTCCACCCACCGCCTCCAGGTGGCAGGGCTGAGAAGGGCTCCAGCAGGGCCTGGTCTGAGCAATGGGTGGTACTAGAGGCCATCTGGGGCTGAGGGATCCCCCTGGCTGCAGTGAGTGGCCCTGCTGGGATTGAACTTGTCTTATCTGAAGAACTGTAGGTGCATGGGGAGTGGGGCCTCATCCTGTCCTGAGATTGAGCAGCCTGGAGCTGTACTCCGGGTTCCCTGTCTGGGTTCTCCCTGTGTGGCTTCCACTACTCCTTGAAGCACCTTTCTGCTCCCTGTCTGCTGGCCTGCTTGCCCCTTCCGTGTGCTTGGCTCAAGTGCTAGGGCTCTAGGGGTGGGACAGGCTGTTCCTGGGCATGCGCTGCCCAGATGCTGGGAGGCTGGCCACATCATGATGTGTCAGGCTTTTTGCTATGTGTGGCTGGTGCTGGTGGCAGTGGTCTGATGGCTTGAGGCTCTGGTCCAGCTTGGCTGAATGTGCACCCTGGCTGAAGGCAGCTTGGACAACCAGGGCTGGCCTGTGGGTGGGTGAGGCctcaggatgggggtgggggagactgACCCTCTCttgtcctctgtctctctctctctgtctgtctctcttggCAGGTCGTCCGTACTGCCCTTTCATAAAGGCATCGGACAGTgggccttcctcctcctcctcttcctcttcctcccctccacGGACTCCCTTTCCCTATATCACCTGTCACCGCACCCCaaacctctcttcctccctcccatgTAGGTAGCAGTCCCAGGCCTCTGCGGGAGGGGGTAAGGAGGGCCCCGCTTCCCAGCAGCCCCCTTGCCTCTCCCCCTGATCGCTGATCTCTGGTGTTTATCCCCAGAGCAGGTACTGCCTGCTTCTTTCCCCTGGCCCTGAAGGGGTACTGGCCCTCCGGGGGCCTGGCTTGCAGGGTCTGGAGCTGTGGTCTAGCCCCTGGGGGGCCTGGGgagctcccagcccccacccagcctCGAGAAAGGAGGGGCTGGCCAGGCCCCAAGTTGGACAGTCCTATTTCTAGCTGGCTCCTTGGCCCTCACTGATCAGCCTGGGGTTTTCTGTCCTACAGGCAGCCACCTGGACAGCCACCGGAGGATGATACCTACCCCTCTCCCTGCCCGGAGCCCCTCTGACTCCAGCACGGCCTCCACCCCTGTTGCTGAGCAGATTGAGCGGGCCCTGGATGAGGTCACGTCCTCACAGCCTCCACCACTGCCGCCGCCACCCCCAGCAGCCCAAGGTATGTGAGGGGGCCCTAGCCCCTGGACTGGGAACTCCAAGTGGCTGCTCTATGGCCCTGAAAGTGGCTGGGGCAGGGACGAGCCCTGGTCAGACCTGCCTTCTCTGGACCTCAGGGTCTCCCTGGAGTGGGGACTGGGCCTTCCTCCCAGGGCTGCTGAGCAGTTTAAAGACTGCGGGTAAAGGGGCAGCAGGGGCCAGTGGGCGTTAGAAGGCACTCTTCATGGAAGTCTTAGTGGAGTTCTTCTTTCCTGAGCTCTTCAGTGGGTAAGCAGGGTACTCTCTTGTGGCTGCCCAGGGCCCGCATCCTTTCCTGGGAGCTGATCACACGTCTCCTCTGTCTTTGTTTCAACAGAGACCCAGGAGCCCAGCCTCAGCCTGGATAGTGAAGAGACCAGCAAGGAAGCCAGAGCAGCAGCCCCTCAGGCCAGGGCTGGCCCCCTGGAGGAGTCCCCTCAGGCCTCGGAGCCTCCCGAGGGCCAAGGCAGCCCCATGGAGGAGGACTTGATGTTCGTGGCATCTACAGAGCAGGCAGACCTGGCTGCCTCTCTAGAGCCTGCCATGGCTGGAGCCTCTGCAGCCGACAGCCCAGTAGCTGATGCCATTGAAACCGACACTGCCGTGGCTGACACTGCTGTAGCTAACACCGTCACCCCTGCCGCTGCCAGCCTCATTGACCTTTGGCCAGGCAATGGGGAAGGGGCCTCTGCACCCCAGGCTGAGCCTCGGGCCCCCACACCACCTTCAGGTGCCGAAGTCATGCTGGCGGAGGTGCCCCTGCTGGATGAGGTGGCTCAGGAGCCACTGCTGCCAGCAGGAGAAGGCAGTGCCAATCTTCTCAGTTTTGATGAGCTGCCTGAGCCGCCAGCCACCTTCTGTGACCCAGGGGAGGAAGTAGGAGGGGAGCCCCTGGCTGCCCCCCAGGCTCCAACTCTGCCCTCAGCTCTAGAAGAGCTAGATCAGAAGCTGGAGCCAGAGCTGGAACCAGAGCCCCACCTGCTGACCAATGGCGAGACCACCCAGAAGGAGGGGACCCAGGTGGGGCTGAGGCTACCTGATGGGAGGGAAAGTAGTCAGGGCTGGAGCAGAGGGCTGACCCTTGGTTCCTCAGGCTTGCAGCAGTACCCTGCCCCCTTTCTCTGTGACCCACATTGTTGGGGGAAGCTATTTCATTTCCCCTCCATGGGCCAGCTCTGCTTTTATTCCCAGGGTAGGCATCTGTgtttccctggcaaccactgatggACTCACTAGTTGCTGGGGAAACGAGCTCAGGCCTGGTAGGTCAGCCCTAGTCCTGCTGGGTGGGGCCCAGTGACTTGGAGCTTTTCTCCTGCAGGCCAGTGAGGGGTACTTCAGCCAATCACAGGAGGAGGAGTTTGTCCAATCAGAAGAGCTATGTGCAAAGGCTCCGCCTCCTGTGTTCTACAACAAGCCTCCAGGTAGTGCTGGGATGGATGATGGAGAGGAATTTGGGTGGGGGTGCTGCGTTCAAGTGTGGCCAGGCAGCCCTTCCGCCATACACAGCTGGGACAGCTCGCTGGGTTTGGGATGGACACAGACATGGATCTGCTGAGCCATCCtaactcccttcccttccccacatcATAGAAATCGACATCACCTGCTGGGATGCAGACCCAGTACCGGAAGAGGAGGAGGGCTTCGAGGGTGGTGACTAGCAGTGGTGCCTGCCCTTAGGCTGCCCTCGCCAGGGCCGCCCACCTGCCCCGTCTCTGGCCAGATGGTCCACAGTGCCTGCACTCGCAGCAGCTCCGCCTGGCACCTACTCTGGATTCTGGCCCTGGCTGGGGACTTGGCCGCATCCCTACCCACAGGGCCCTACTTTTacagcttttctctctttttttttttaaagttgatagGAGACTTGTACAGTTGACTGGTTTTCCTCCCGTTGGTAGTTGAGACGCTGTTGCAAATTCCACCCCCTTACCACCCGGTCCAGATTGTAGCTCTTAGTCCTCCCTGCTCACTCACCTGGCCGGGGTGGAGGCCTCACCTTGCTTGGGGCCTGGCGTGGGGGGGAAGTTTTGGTGGGAAAATGTTCCCCCCACCTCTTTTCctagttttctgtttcttggaaAAAATATCACTTTGTATTCTCTGTCCAGGGCTTCAGATATTTTGCACGAATTTTAAAACATGGCAATAAATGGCTCGTGGGCTCTGGCTCCCTGGGACACCCCTCCCTACCCTTCTCTTGACCCTTCCCCACCTGGcccaaaggaagagaagcaggccTAGCTGGGGCCTCTCAGCTTCCCAGCCCTTTCCTGCCCCCTCCTGCTGGGCAGGTCCCAGGCTGGAGGCCCTAGGCGTGATTCAGGTCAGGGCTATGGGTGGCCcctctccatctcctccctctttGCTTGGGTTCCTTTTTCACGTTCAGTAACTGTTTTTTGGAAAGCACAAACTTCTGTAACAGGTCGTGCTCATGTCTGTTAATAAAGAAATCCAGATCCCTTCAGGCCTGCTGCTCCGGGCCTCCAGGGGCTGATCCGTGGTGGGCCGCCTGCCCCGACCCCATTCCCAACTCTTGCTACCTTCAAAGCTGCGAGGGCGCCCTCACCAAGGCCCCAAGGAAAGTGGGGTATGAGGCTCTTGGGGGAACCAACCAAAGGTTTGGAGCAGGCTGACCTCAGCTTTAGCTCTACAGCTTGTTAGTTTTGGGCCGATGAGGCCGGCCACACCTGGCCACCAGAACCTTGGCCGCAAGC
The DNA window shown above is from Bos indicus x Bos taurus breed Angus x Brahman F1 hybrid chromosome 7, Bos_hybrid_MaternalHap_v2.0, whole genome shotgun sequence and carries:
- the DBN1 gene encoding drebrin isoform X1, which translates into the protein MAGVSFSGHRLELLAAYEEVIREESAADWALYTYEDGSDDLKLAASGDGGLQELSGHFENQRVMYGFCSVKDSQAALPKYVLINWVGEDVPDARKCACASHVAKVAEFFQGVDVIVNASSVEDIDAGAIGQRLSNGLARLSSPVLHRLRLREDENAEPVGTTYQKTDAAVEMKRINREQFWEQAKKEEELRKEEERKKALDERLRFEQERMEQERQEQEERERRYREREQQIEEHRRKQQTLEAEEAKRRLKEQSIFGDQRDEEEETQMKKSESEVEEAAAIIAQRPDNPREFFKQQERVASASAGSCDVPSPFNHRPGRPYCPFIKASDSGPSSSSSSSSSPPRTPFPYITCHRTPNLSSSLPCSHLDSHRRMIPTPLPARSPSDSSTASTPVAEQIERALDEVTSSQPPPLPPPPPAAQETQEPSLSLDSEETSKEARAAAPQARAGPLEESPQASEPPEGQGSPMEEDLMFVASTEQADLAASLEPAMAGASAADSPVADAIETDTAVADTAVANTVTPAAASLIDLWPGNGEGASAPQAEPRAPTPPSGAEVMLAEVPLLDEVAQEPLLPAGEGSANLLSFDELPEPPATFCDPGEEVGGEPLAAPQAPTLPSALEELDQKLEPELEPEPHLLTNGETTQKEGTQASEGYFSQSQEEEFVQSEELCAKAPPPVFYNKPPEIDITCWDADPVPEEEEGFEGGD
- the DBN1 gene encoding drebrin isoform X2 — its product is MAGVSFSGHRLELLAAYEEVIREESAADWALYTYEDGSDDLKLAASGDGGLQELSGHFENQRVMYGFCSVKDSQAALPKYVLINWVGEDVPDARKCACASHVAKVAEFFQGVDVIVNASSVEDIDAGAIGQRLSNGLARLSSPVLHRLRLREDENAEPVGTTYQKTDAAVEMKRINREQFWEQAKKEEELRKEEERKKALDERLRFEQERMEQERQEQEERERRYREREQQIEEHRRKQQTLEAEEAKRRLKEQSIFGDQRDEEEETQMKKSESEVEEAAAIIAQRPDNPREFFKQQERVASASAGSCDVPSPFNHRPGSHLDSHRRMIPTPLPARSPSDSSTASTPVAEQIERALDEVTSSQPPPLPPPPPAAQETQEPSLSLDSEETSKEARAAAPQARAGPLEESPQASEPPEGQGSPMEEDLMFVASTEQADLAASLEPAMAGASAADSPVADAIETDTAVADTAVANTVTPAAASLIDLWPGNGEGASAPQAEPRAPTPPSGAEVMLAEVPLLDEVAQEPLLPAGEGSANLLSFDELPEPPATFCDPGEEVGGEPLAAPQAPTLPSALEELDQKLEPELEPEPHLLTNGETTQKEGTQASEGYFSQSQEEEFVQSEELCAKAPPPVFYNKPPEIDITCWDADPVPEEEEGFEGGD